One Loxodonta africana isolate mLoxAfr1 chromosome 4, mLoxAfr1.hap2, whole genome shotgun sequence genomic region harbors:
- the TROAP gene encoding tastin isoform X1, with protein sequence MTTLRATKDPLPRGVSPTPSKIPLLSQRRLPLSTGKPCALDQENQDPRRLVQKPPFSIQRPLVGPADPKPKATHQTEKSERSVESTQLRNPLEELTLSPREQNVGPGPPPTTEVPGAIEFVADPAALATILSGEGVKSCHLGRQPSLAQRVLVRGSQRGTFQRGQGARTSAYLAPRTPNHRLDPARASCFSRLEGPGPRGRTLCPQRLETLIPPSERSFHSSTRPNFLELRRVTGGSNRTSVRQASGLPLETPAQPASSLSEGEHEVVTHSHKDRGGPLGLAQRVPLRETHTKDSHDSHLMPSPAPVVQPMPGCVGPPTVTRPSPFGRAQRVPSPYPSAPASYSVLRRLAIRPKTQFTPIPSAPRVKQGRWVSGLSPQSCPEPEEPVLPWEQIAVQLFDQESSMRLHEEPVKPPVAPNELPLNKTPNLQELKMQRISILQQLLRQEVEGLAGDKYAPLNGDSSLDMVELHPLLAETSRTLNAPERNSGTAHLPGSSQNSELPSELPKPCLPEECEEPQPCPPAEPGVPDSCHRRESEIPEPSPKQQPGVPEPYPPAEPGPLQHSPQGKTRFPKSHPRVEPGAPGACPMEPGNPESIQQPHNNQCAPVPTSLIFSSQHPLCASPPIHSLQSLRLPPGQSGLKSLAPRTLALRQRLKACLTAIHCFHEARLDDECAFYTSRAPASGPTRICSNPVATLLEWQEALCFTPVGSAASQGSPS encoded by the exons ATGACCACCCTTCGAGCCACGAAGGATCCTCTCCCCCGGGGTGTATCTCCCACTCCTAGCAAGATTCCTTTGCTCTCCCAGAGACGCCTGCCTCTCTCCACGGGCAAACCCTGCGCTCTGGACCAGGAGAACCAAGATCCAAGG AGATTGGTACAGAAGCCACCGTTCAGTATTCAACGTCCCCTCGTTGGCCCAGCAGACCCCAAGCCTAAAGCCACACACCAAACAGAGAAATCAGAGAGATCGGTGGAGAGCACTCAGCTTCGGAACCCCCTGGAGGAGCTCACGCTTAGCCCTAGGGAACAAAATGTGGGGCCTGGGCCCCCTCCCACTACAG AGGTTCCAGGGGCCATAGAGTTTGTGGCTGACCCTGCAGCCCTGGCCACCATCCTGTCAGGTGAGGGGGTGAAGAGCTGTCACCTAGGGCGCCAGCCTAGTCTGGCTCAGAGAGTCCTGGTTCGTGGCAGCCAGAGAGGTACCTTCCAGAGGGGCCAG GGTGCCCGGACCTCTGCATATTTGGCCCCCAGAACCCCCAACCACCGACTGGACCCTGCCAGGGCTTCCTGCTTCTCAAGGCTAGAGGGGCCAGGACCCCGTGGCCGGACCTTGTGCCCCCAGAGGCTAGAGACTTTG ATTCCACCTTCAGAACGGTCCTTTCACTCTTCCACTCGCCCCAATTTCCTGGAGTTAAGAAGAGTGACAGGTGGCAGCAACCG GACGTCAGTGAGGCAGGCCTCAGGATTGCCCCTGGAGACCCCAGCCCAGCCTG CTTCCTCTCTCTCTGAAGGAGAACATGAGGTTGTCACTCACTCACATAAAGACAGAGGAGGCCCACTCGGTCTGGCTCAGCGGGTTCCATTAAGAGAAACACACACCAAG GACAGCCATGACTCCCACCTGATGCCCTCCCCTGCCCCTGTGGTCCAGCCCATGCCTGGCTGCGTGGGACCACCTACTGTCACCCGCCCATCACCCTTTGGACGGGCTCAACGTGTACCTTCTCCCTACCCCTCAGCTCCG GCCTCATATTCAGTGTTGCGGCGTCTTGCCATACGCCCCAAAACCCAGTTCACACCCATCCCGTCCGCCCCCAGAGTTAAGCAG GGCCGATGGGTGAGTGGTCTCTCCCCTCAGTCCTGCCCTGAACCTGAAGAGCCTGTCCTGCCCTGG GAGCAGATTGCGGTACAGCTGTTTGACCAGGAGAGTTCTATGAGGTTGCACGAGGAGCCTGTGAAACCACCTGTGGCTCCTAATGAACTGCCCCTAAACAAAACCCCCAACCTTCAAGAGCTGAAGATGCAG CGCATCAGTATCCTGCAGCAGCTGTTGCGACAGGAGGTAGAGGGGCTGGCAGGGGACAAGTATGCCCCCCTTAATGGAGATTCCTCTCTGGATATGGTTGAACTTCATCCCCTGCTGGCTGAGACTTCTAGGACTCTGAATGCCCCAGAGCGTAATTCCGGGACTGCCCACCTTCCCGGATCGTCACAGAACTCTGAGCTGCCCTCTGAGCTGCCGAAGCCTTGCCTTCCGGAGGAGTGTGAGGAAccacagccctgccctccagcAGAGCCAGGGGTCCCTGACTCCTGCCATAGGAGGGAGTCTGAGATACCAGAGCCCTCCCCCAAACAACAGCCTGGAGTACCAGAGCCCTACCCTCCAGCAGAGCCTGGACCCCTTCAGCACAGCCCCCAGGGGAAGACTAGATTCCCCAAGTCTCACCCTAGAGTAGAGCCTGGGGCACCAGGGGCCTGCCCCATGGAACCTGGAAATCCAGAGTCTATCCAACAGCCCCACAACAATCAGTGTGCTCCAGTACCCACCAGCCTGATCTTCTCTTCCCAACATCCCCTTTGTGCCAGCCCTCCTATCCACTCACTCCAGTCTTTGAGGCTGCCACCAGGCCAATCAG GCCTCAAGAGTCTGGCCCCTCGAACCCTGGCCCTGAGGCAGCGCCTCAAAGCATGTCTGACTGCCATCCACTGCTTTCATGAGGCCCGCCTGGATGATGAGTGTGCCTTCTACACCAGCCGAGCCCCCGCCTCAGGCCCCACCCGGATCTGTAGCAACCCTGTGGCTACATTACTGGAAtggcaggaagccctg TGTTTTACTCCAgttggttctgctgcctctcagGGCTCTCCATCATGA
- the C1QL4 gene encoding complement C1q-like protein 4, which produces MVLLLLVAIPLLVHSSREPAHYEMLGRCRMVCDPHGPRGPGPDGAPSSVPPFPPGAKGEVGRRGKAGLRGPPGPPGPRGPPGEPGRPGPPGPPGPGPGGVAPPAGYVPRIAFYAGLRRPHEGYEVLRFDDVVTNVGNAYEAASGKFTCPMPGVYFFAYHVLMRGGDGTSMWADLMKNGQVRASAIAQDADQNYDYASNSVILHLDVGDEVFIKLDGGKVHGGNTNKYSTFSGFIIYPD; this is translated from the exons atggtgctgctgctgctggtggccATCCCGCTGCTGGTGCACAGCTCCCGCGAGCCCGCGCACTACGAGATGCTGGGTCGCTGTCGTATGGTGTGCGACCCGCACGGGCCCAGAGGCCCAGGCCCCGACGGCGCGCCCTCCTCTGTGCCCCCCTTCCCGCCCGGCGCCAAAGGAGAGGTGGGGCGGCGCGGGAAGGCAGGCCTGCGGGGACCCCCAGGACCGCCAGGTCCCAGAGGGCCCCCAGGAGAGCCCGGCAGGCCAGGGCCCCCGGGCCCTCCGGGTCCGGGCCCCGGCGGGGTGGCGCCTCCTGCCGGCTATGTGCCTCGCATTGCCTTCTACGCCGGCCTGCGGCGGCCTCACGAAGGTTACGAAGTGCTTCGCTTTGACGACGTGGTGACCAACGTGGGCAATGCTTACGAGGCGGCCAGCGGCAAGTTCACCTGCCCCATGCCGGGCGTCTACTTCTTCGCTTATCACGTGCTCATGCGTGGCGGCGATGGCACCAGTATGTGGGCTGATCTGATGAAAAACGGACAG GTTCGGGCCAGCGCCATTGCCCAGGACGCGGACCAGAACTACGACTACGCCAGCAACAGCGTCATTCTGCACCTGGATGTAGGCGACGAGGTCTTCATCAAGCTGGATGGTGGGAAGGTGCACGGCGGCAACACCAACAAGTACAGCACCTTCTCTGGCTTCATCATCTACCCGGACTGA
- the TROAP gene encoding tastin isoform X3, whose protein sequence is MTTLRATKDPLPRGVSPTPSKIPLLSQRRLPLSTGKPCALDQENQDPRRLVQKPPFSIQRPLVGPADPKPKATHQTEKSERSVESTQLRNPLEELTLSPREQNVGPGPPPTTEVPGAIEFVADPAALATILSGEGVKSCHLGRQPSLAQRVLVRGSQRGTFQRGQIPPSERSFHSSTRPNFLELRRVTGGSNRTSVRQASGLPLETPAQPASSLSEGEHEVVTHSHKDRGGPLGLAQRVPLRETHTKDSHDSHLMPSPAPVVQPMPGCVGPPTVTRPSPFGRAQRVPSPYPSAPASYSVLRRLAIRPKTQFTPIPSAPRVKQGRWVSGLSPQSCPEPEEPVLPWEQIAVQLFDQESSMRLHEEPVKPPVAPNELPLNKTPNLQELKMQRISILQQLLRQEVEGLAGDKYAPLNGDSSLDMVELHPLLAETSRTLNAPERNSGTAHLPGSSQNSELPSELPKPCLPEECEEPQPCPPAEPGVPDSCHRRESEIPEPSPKQQPGVPEPYPPAEPGPLQHSPQGKTRFPKSHPRVEPGAPGACPMEPGNPESIQQPHNNQCAPVPTSLIFSSQHPLCASPPIHSLQSLRLPPGQSGLKSLAPRTLALRQRLKACLTAIHCFHEARLDDECAFYTSRAPASGPTRICSNPVATLLEWQEALCFTPVGSAASQGSPS, encoded by the exons ATGACCACCCTTCGAGCCACGAAGGATCCTCTCCCCCGGGGTGTATCTCCCACTCCTAGCAAGATTCCTTTGCTCTCCCAGAGACGCCTGCCTCTCTCCACGGGCAAACCCTGCGCTCTGGACCAGGAGAACCAAGATCCAAGG AGATTGGTACAGAAGCCACCGTTCAGTATTCAACGTCCCCTCGTTGGCCCAGCAGACCCCAAGCCTAAAGCCACACACCAAACAGAGAAATCAGAGAGATCGGTGGAGAGCACTCAGCTTCGGAACCCCCTGGAGGAGCTCACGCTTAGCCCTAGGGAACAAAATGTGGGGCCTGGGCCCCCTCCCACTACAG AGGTTCCAGGGGCCATAGAGTTTGTGGCTGACCCTGCAGCCCTGGCCACCATCCTGTCAGGTGAGGGGGTGAAGAGCTGTCACCTAGGGCGCCAGCCTAGTCTGGCTCAGAGAGTCCTGGTTCGTGGCAGCCAGAGAGGTACCTTCCAGAGGGGCCAG ATTCCACCTTCAGAACGGTCCTTTCACTCTTCCACTCGCCCCAATTTCCTGGAGTTAAGAAGAGTGACAGGTGGCAGCAACCG GACGTCAGTGAGGCAGGCCTCAGGATTGCCCCTGGAGACCCCAGCCCAGCCTG CTTCCTCTCTCTCTGAAGGAGAACATGAGGTTGTCACTCACTCACATAAAGACAGAGGAGGCCCACTCGGTCTGGCTCAGCGGGTTCCATTAAGAGAAACACACACCAAG GACAGCCATGACTCCCACCTGATGCCCTCCCCTGCCCCTGTGGTCCAGCCCATGCCTGGCTGCGTGGGACCACCTACTGTCACCCGCCCATCACCCTTTGGACGGGCTCAACGTGTACCTTCTCCCTACCCCTCAGCTCCG GCCTCATATTCAGTGTTGCGGCGTCTTGCCATACGCCCCAAAACCCAGTTCACACCCATCCCGTCCGCCCCCAGAGTTAAGCAG GGCCGATGGGTGAGTGGTCTCTCCCCTCAGTCCTGCCCTGAACCTGAAGAGCCTGTCCTGCCCTGG GAGCAGATTGCGGTACAGCTGTTTGACCAGGAGAGTTCTATGAGGTTGCACGAGGAGCCTGTGAAACCACCTGTGGCTCCTAATGAACTGCCCCTAAACAAAACCCCCAACCTTCAAGAGCTGAAGATGCAG CGCATCAGTATCCTGCAGCAGCTGTTGCGACAGGAGGTAGAGGGGCTGGCAGGGGACAAGTATGCCCCCCTTAATGGAGATTCCTCTCTGGATATGGTTGAACTTCATCCCCTGCTGGCTGAGACTTCTAGGACTCTGAATGCCCCAGAGCGTAATTCCGGGACTGCCCACCTTCCCGGATCGTCACAGAACTCTGAGCTGCCCTCTGAGCTGCCGAAGCCTTGCCTTCCGGAGGAGTGTGAGGAAccacagccctgccctccagcAGAGCCAGGGGTCCCTGACTCCTGCCATAGGAGGGAGTCTGAGATACCAGAGCCCTCCCCCAAACAACAGCCTGGAGTACCAGAGCCCTACCCTCCAGCAGAGCCTGGACCCCTTCAGCACAGCCCCCAGGGGAAGACTAGATTCCCCAAGTCTCACCCTAGAGTAGAGCCTGGGGCACCAGGGGCCTGCCCCATGGAACCTGGAAATCCAGAGTCTATCCAACAGCCCCACAACAATCAGTGTGCTCCAGTACCCACCAGCCTGATCTTCTCTTCCCAACATCCCCTTTGTGCCAGCCCTCCTATCCACTCACTCCAGTCTTTGAGGCTGCCACCAGGCCAATCAG GCCTCAAGAGTCTGGCCCCTCGAACCCTGGCCCTGAGGCAGCGCCTCAAAGCATGTCTGACTGCCATCCACTGCTTTCATGAGGCCCGCCTGGATGATGAGTGTGCCTTCTACACCAGCCGAGCCCCCGCCTCAGGCCCCACCCGGATCTGTAGCAACCCTGTGGCTACATTACTGGAAtggcaggaagccctg TGTTTTACTCCAgttggttctgctgcctctcagGGCTCTCCATCATGA
- the TROAP gene encoding tastin isoform X2 has product MTTLRATKDPLPRGVSPTPSKIPLLSQRRLPLSTGKPCALDQENQDPRRLVQKPPFSIQRPLVGPADPKPKATHQTEKSERSVESTQLRNPLEELTLSPREQNVGPGPPPTTEVPGAIEFVADPAALATILSGEGVKSCHLGRQPSLAQRVLVRGSQRGTFQRGQGARTSAYLAPRTPNHRLDPARASCFSRLEGPGPRGRTLCPQRLETLIPPSERSFHSSTRPNFLELRRVTGGSNRTSVRQASGLPLETPAQPASSLSEGEHEVVTHSHKDRGGPLGLAQRVPLRETHTKDSHDSHLMPSPAPVVQPMPGCVGPPTVTRPSPFGRAQRVPSPYPSAPGRWVSGLSPQSCPEPEEPVLPWEQIAVQLFDQESSMRLHEEPVKPPVAPNELPLNKTPNLQELKMQRISILQQLLRQEVEGLAGDKYAPLNGDSSLDMVELHPLLAETSRTLNAPERNSGTAHLPGSSQNSELPSELPKPCLPEECEEPQPCPPAEPGVPDSCHRRESEIPEPSPKQQPGVPEPYPPAEPGPLQHSPQGKTRFPKSHPRVEPGAPGACPMEPGNPESIQQPHNNQCAPVPTSLIFSSQHPLCASPPIHSLQSLRLPPGQSGLKSLAPRTLALRQRLKACLTAIHCFHEARLDDECAFYTSRAPASGPTRICSNPVATLLEWQEALCFTPVGSAASQGSPS; this is encoded by the exons ATGACCACCCTTCGAGCCACGAAGGATCCTCTCCCCCGGGGTGTATCTCCCACTCCTAGCAAGATTCCTTTGCTCTCCCAGAGACGCCTGCCTCTCTCCACGGGCAAACCCTGCGCTCTGGACCAGGAGAACCAAGATCCAAGG AGATTGGTACAGAAGCCACCGTTCAGTATTCAACGTCCCCTCGTTGGCCCAGCAGACCCCAAGCCTAAAGCCACACACCAAACAGAGAAATCAGAGAGATCGGTGGAGAGCACTCAGCTTCGGAACCCCCTGGAGGAGCTCACGCTTAGCCCTAGGGAACAAAATGTGGGGCCTGGGCCCCCTCCCACTACAG AGGTTCCAGGGGCCATAGAGTTTGTGGCTGACCCTGCAGCCCTGGCCACCATCCTGTCAGGTGAGGGGGTGAAGAGCTGTCACCTAGGGCGCCAGCCTAGTCTGGCTCAGAGAGTCCTGGTTCGTGGCAGCCAGAGAGGTACCTTCCAGAGGGGCCAG GGTGCCCGGACCTCTGCATATTTGGCCCCCAGAACCCCCAACCACCGACTGGACCCTGCCAGGGCTTCCTGCTTCTCAAGGCTAGAGGGGCCAGGACCCCGTGGCCGGACCTTGTGCCCCCAGAGGCTAGAGACTTTG ATTCCACCTTCAGAACGGTCCTTTCACTCTTCCACTCGCCCCAATTTCCTGGAGTTAAGAAGAGTGACAGGTGGCAGCAACCG GACGTCAGTGAGGCAGGCCTCAGGATTGCCCCTGGAGACCCCAGCCCAGCCTG CTTCCTCTCTCTCTGAAGGAGAACATGAGGTTGTCACTCACTCACATAAAGACAGAGGAGGCCCACTCGGTCTGGCTCAGCGGGTTCCATTAAGAGAAACACACACCAAG GACAGCCATGACTCCCACCTGATGCCCTCCCCTGCCCCTGTGGTCCAGCCCATGCCTGGCTGCGTGGGACCACCTACTGTCACCCGCCCATCACCCTTTGGACGGGCTCAACGTGTACCTTCTCCCTACCCCTCAGCTCCG GGCCGATGGGTGAGTGGTCTCTCCCCTCAGTCCTGCCCTGAACCTGAAGAGCCTGTCCTGCCCTGG GAGCAGATTGCGGTACAGCTGTTTGACCAGGAGAGTTCTATGAGGTTGCACGAGGAGCCTGTGAAACCACCTGTGGCTCCTAATGAACTGCCCCTAAACAAAACCCCCAACCTTCAAGAGCTGAAGATGCAG CGCATCAGTATCCTGCAGCAGCTGTTGCGACAGGAGGTAGAGGGGCTGGCAGGGGACAAGTATGCCCCCCTTAATGGAGATTCCTCTCTGGATATGGTTGAACTTCATCCCCTGCTGGCTGAGACTTCTAGGACTCTGAATGCCCCAGAGCGTAATTCCGGGACTGCCCACCTTCCCGGATCGTCACAGAACTCTGAGCTGCCCTCTGAGCTGCCGAAGCCTTGCCTTCCGGAGGAGTGTGAGGAAccacagccctgccctccagcAGAGCCAGGGGTCCCTGACTCCTGCCATAGGAGGGAGTCTGAGATACCAGAGCCCTCCCCCAAACAACAGCCTGGAGTACCAGAGCCCTACCCTCCAGCAGAGCCTGGACCCCTTCAGCACAGCCCCCAGGGGAAGACTAGATTCCCCAAGTCTCACCCTAGAGTAGAGCCTGGGGCACCAGGGGCCTGCCCCATGGAACCTGGAAATCCAGAGTCTATCCAACAGCCCCACAACAATCAGTGTGCTCCAGTACCCACCAGCCTGATCTTCTCTTCCCAACATCCCCTTTGTGCCAGCCCTCCTATCCACTCACTCCAGTCTTTGAGGCTGCCACCAGGCCAATCAG GCCTCAAGAGTCTGGCCCCTCGAACCCTGGCCCTGAGGCAGCGCCTCAAAGCATGTCTGACTGCCATCCACTGCTTTCATGAGGCCCGCCTGGATGATGAGTGTGCCTTCTACACCAGCCGAGCCCCCGCCTCAGGCCCCACCCGGATCTGTAGCAACCCTGTGGCTACATTACTGGAAtggcaggaagccctg TGTTTTACTCCAgttggttctgctgcctctcagGGCTCTCCATCATGA